Genomic window (Methanomassiliicoccales archaeon):
TTTCGATTCCATCAAAGCTATTGAACGGGCGGATTTATATATAGTGATATTCTCGAGATTCTCCCGACTGATAGTGAGAATTGCTCCATTTTTCGATAGGCCAGTATGATAAGGTTCTTTAGCGTCTATCGTAATTCGATGGTTTCGAATCGTGTCAGATTTCCTCTGTATTCATAGGCTCCCAAATTTACAAGAGATAGAATTTGAGAGCGACTATATATGCACCTTCACCCGCCTTTTCCGGCCCACAAGGGATAGTATTGAGCAAACCGTCAGGCGCTACGGCACTAGCTTTGCTTATAGTCGCGCTTCTACTGGCGACTGGTCTCAGCACCAGCTCAGGCTCTAACCCCCTCGGCGCCGTGAAACCCGCTTCTGTAGGCTCACTGGAAAATGTCCTCTCAGGCTCTGTGAACAACACATATAGCCAGGCAAAACAGTTCCAATCTGGAACGGTATTCGATAACCAATCATACAGTATCAACGTCGGTTCTCAGGCCAAGGATTTCGCGGTAGGCGACCTGAATCATGATGGCCTGAGCGATGTGGCGGTGATTAAAAAGCAGCCGAGCGAGATCTGCATTTACAACAGAAGTTCGAACGGAGCTCTTTCCAACATTCCTTGGAAATTGTCAAAGGCCGACATTGTCGACATGCGCAGCATAGCCATAGGCGATATGAACAATGATGGGATGAATGATATCGTTGTGAGCTACAACGATACGGGTGGAGTAGGACACATCGCAATTTTTTATCAATCTGCGAGTTCACCACTCTACAGCCCTTCAACATGTATTCAGTTGAATGTGGATGCGCAACCTTATGACATCGTGATTGGAAAGTTCGGTAGCTCAGTCAATTGCATCGCGGCCATATGTATGGGAAGTCCTTTTGATCAGGACGACTACATCAATATTTGGAGATATCCTTTCTCGAATCCATCGGCCGATTTTTATAGAATATCAATTTCAATTTTTGGGATTCCTGTTTTTACCAAAAGCCAATTTCTTGCAACGGGATTTGTCAATGGTGATGACAGGATGGATTTAGTCGTCGGTAATTTGAGTGGATCAAACGTCTTTGTTGCTATCCAACCAACGACGTGGAAAACCGCCTGGACAACTTACTTGAAAACGGCTTCGGGAGCAGCCTCCGATATCCAGCTTGCCGATGTGACCGGTGACGGCAGGAGCGACCTGATATTCGCCGATTCCACCAGCTCTGGAGGATATTCGAGGGTGCGCATTTATGAAAATGAAGGGACCGGATTTTCGATTAACTCTCAAGTACCCATTAGAACACCTCTTGGACTTGGCACAATTGCAGCCGGCAATCTATCAGGTGACTCCAGCGTTGATCTAGTTGCATTGTCCTATACATTTGCGAATGCCAGCGCCTATCTCCATGATGGATTGGGATTCTATAGCCAATATTCAAACCTCACTTTTCCAGTGGATGTGTCACCGCTAAAGTCTATTGTTGATGATTCCATCGTCGGTCACAGAGGACTGTTCATCCTATGCCAGGGTCCAGCGGGAGGAAACGGATCACTCACCTGGTACTGTGCAAATCCGAAACTATCTGGAAATGCCGATGACAGCATCTTTACTGCCTCCGACAAACCTACAACACTGGCCTTGGATACACTTTCAGATGGAAGAACCATCCTGGCAACGACATTGACGGCTTCAAACAGAATACTACTCCATGACGAGGGATCTGGCCTTTCATGGACATTGATCACCCAGAGTGCACCTGTCGCAGCGGTCTTCGGCAAATTCAGTTCTTCCGGCGAGTATGATCTGGCTGTTCTCAATTCAGTATCCCACACCATCAGTCTTTATCATGAATCTAAACTCTTTACGAGCGCTCAACCGTACGATAATGTCACCATTCCCTCGAATCCGAATAGCTTGTTCGCCAAGAGCCTCAGGGGGAACGGTCTTGACGACCTACTGGTCGGATATGGAAACGGATGTTGCATACTATTCAACACCGGCGGAGGCCATCCATTCAATCAAAGCTCGAACGAGACCGTGGGAAGCACAATAGCAGGAAATCGGACGGCCATCGCCGTCAGCGATTTCAACTTGGATGGCAACCCCAACGACATCGCCCTCGTGAACTCGGCCACCAACATGGTTGAAATCTACCTCAGGAACGCGGCAGGAGGTCCCGGTTCTTATTATTTCCATGATCCGAAGGCCTATCTCAGCGCCGAAAACGATGGCATTATTCAGACTATCATCATGGGTGATTTCGGCGGCCCAACAAAGGATGGCGCAGTAGAGGATGACATAGCAGCCATAACCCAGAATGGTAAGCTTTTGGTCTTCTTTCAGCCAAGCTATGGTTTCAACGATGCGATGCTCAACCCGGAGTTGTCCATCCCATTGAAAGGCAAACCTTCCTCGGTGGCTGTCGGAGACGTGAATGACGACGGCTATTCCGATATCCTGATCGGCTATTCGGATTCGCCACGAATGGCAGCCTACTTGAGGACCGATTCCGGCACCTTCGCCAATATGTTCAACTTCACCACTGGTGCGGCGCCAGCCAACGTGATGGCACAAGATATGAACGGAGACAATCGTACAGACATCATATGTGCCTCGCCTGGAAGTCATTCGATCAGCGTTTGGTTCCAGAACAACCTGGCTCCGCTGGTCTATATCTCTGGGCCCTCACAACAGGACAGAGGACAGGACGCATCGTTCAACGGTACTTTCTGCCTGGATTCGAATTCGGATATTGATACCCTGAACTACACCTGGAGCTTCGGGGATGGATACAGTGGTTATGGTATGGAGGTGACCCACCGCTATCTGAACAACATCACCTATTACGTTTCACTCACCGTCACCGACAGAGGCGGTCTTAGAAATTCCGTCTGTGTTCCGATCAAGATAGTCCAGACCTATCCTTCTGCGAGCTGTACGATCTGGCCTGGTATGCTGTCAGAAGGACTGTGGGTTTCGTTCAACGATACCAGTCGATCATCGACCATTTCCCATTCGGCAATCTCCTCATGGGAATGGGAATTCGATGGCGTGATCACGAACACATCGAAGAATGCAAAGCAGCATTTCGCCGCCGGGGTTCATACAGTCAGATTGTCCGTCACGGACACAGATGGGATTTCCAACTCAACCCCGCTGCATTCGTTCACCGTGAGCGAAGTGGCACCCTCGGCCAGTTTCCAAAGCGCCATCAACAGGGTGGGTTCACCTTCGTACTTCAACAGCACCAGCAGGTTCGCGTGGACCCCTATTGTCGGATATAGATGGGACTTCGGGGACGGCTCATCAAAGGACGGAATGGACACCACTGTTACCCATTCCTATACGATGAAAGGGTGGTACAAGGTCATCCTGAACGTCACCGACGCCCAGGGATTCACCGACGAGGAGGAGCAATGGCTCTTCGTAAAGGCAACGCCGCCGACGGCAACCCTTCAGTTGAACGGCGCGTCCATAGAAGGAGAGGTCACCAAGTTCTCTGTCACCACGACCTCGTTCAACCCGATCGTTACCTGGAACTGGTCATATGACAGCAGCCAGACCTGGCACTTGTATGGAGGTGACCTTGCCGGGGCTTCGTACACCTTCACGGAGTGCGGAACCCAATGGGTTGGCCTCAATGTGACCGAGGAGGATGGCTCTTGGACCCTTACCGGGATGATGTTAGTAGTTCAGGACGTCAATCCTGAGATCATTGGATTCGATGCGTCGAATGGCCGGACGTATCAAATGGATCAGAGTGTCGGCTTCTGGGCTTCGGCCGTTTCCTACAAGCCTATCACGAAATATGAATGGAATTTTGACTCTGAATCTGGAGGGACCTGGGTGGCATCCACCCCGCTCTTGACCAACCACACCACCTGGGTCTTCACGGAGCCAAAGATCTATTACGTGAAGTTGAGGGTCTGGGACGACGACGGTTTCACGGAATATGCCTCCCATCTGGAGGTGCAGGTCAAGAACCTGCCACCAGTGGCGCATTTCAGTTCACAGAACTCGACCGAGCGCAGCGGTGTTGTGCTTTTCGACGCAACGCTTTCTACCGACACCCCCTCGGACGTGGCCTCACTGGCCTATGGGTGGAACTTCGAGGACCAGGGTGGATGGACCAAGTTCTCTACTGATAACCGGGTCATATCGCACGAGTTCGCAAGGGATGGGCGGTACAACATCACCCTGATGGTCAAGGACCAATGGGGCTCCATATCGGCCCTGGCCCAGACCGTGATCTTGGTGGACCGTACCGCTCCCTCAGTGGTCATGGAATCGACCGGAGATAATGCCAGTGCCGGACAGGGCATCGTGGTGAAGGTGAAGGTGTCAGATCCGTATGGCATCAGAAACGTGACATTGATTTATCGGATAAACAACGGAAACGAATCGTTCATCACCATGACCCCCATGAACGAACCGGACACATACTATGGACAGATACCGGCCCAGGTGTCCAACACGAACGTGTCTTACTGCATAATCGCGGTCGACGATAACAACAACCCCTACCTCACCCAGACCTACCAACTCAACATAAAGGCAGCCACATCGCTGGGCATTTCAGCCGATTATCTAGCTTTGCTTACCGCCATCATGGTGATAATCACGGCACTGATCCTGCTGGTCTTCCGGAGCCTGGTCCCGGTTGACGAAGTGTTCATCATATTCCAGGACGGTCAATTGATGGCTCACCAGACCAGGCGCATCAAACCGGGAATGGACGACGATATCCTGGCTTCCATGTTCATCGCCATCCAGATGTTCGTCAAGGATTCATTCAAGGACGAGTCCTCGACCGGGCTCAACCGTCTAGACTTTGGCGAGAAGAAGATCCTGGTGGAAAAGGGAGAATCATTCTATCTGGCCGTCGTTTTGCATTCGAACCGGACCGGGTCTGTCCCTAACCGCATGCGTACGGTCATGGAAGACATTCAAAAGGATTTCGGGCCTTCCCTGAAAGGTTGGAACGGAGATTTGGAGAAGGTCCGGGGGATCAAGGACACGGTCGATCCTTTGGTTAAGCGGAAGGGACTCTTTGGCAACCGATGACGTCCCGAGCAACGGGTTTATATCATCAAACCGTTAAGCCTGGCAATGTCGGTCATCGAGAACCTGGCGATAGTCCTGGCCCTTTGCGCTCTCCTGTCGCTCATCTCCTATAAATTCGGGCTGTTGACGGCCAGCGGCAGTGCCGCATCGTTCGTCATGGGAGTGGTCATCGGTGTCTTCGGCTCGATAAACTGGCTGATAATGCTTATAGCGTTTGCGGTGGCCGGCTTCGTGGTGACCAAGTACAAGATCGACATCAAGACGAAGAACGGCCTGCAGGAGGGGAAGAAAGGGGAAAGGACATACAAGAACGTCTTCGCCAACGCCTTCGTGCCGGCCCTGATAGCCGTGATCTCTTATGCGGCCGGAATGCAGAACCAGCCCCTTGCAGTCCTCGCATATCTCTGTTCCATCAGCGTGGCCGCTGC
Coding sequences:
- a CDS encoding DUF92 domain-containing protein produces the protein MSVIENLAIVLALCALLSLISYKFGLLTASGSAASFVMGVVIGVFGSINWLIMLIAFAVAGFVVTKYKIDIKTKNGLQEGKKGERTYKNVFANAFVPALIAVISYAAGMQNQPLAVLAYLCSISVAAADTIASELGVLSPHVRLITNFKKVPAGTDGGVSVYGTFWAIMASVFVSLAGWVVLFPETAIDGRVFVPIVMGVFGCMVDSVIGATFETWKMVDKLGNNVSSMAIGTVVGVLLLQFF
- a CDS encoding PKD domain-containing protein, which codes for MFAKSLRGNGLDDLLVGYGNGCCILFNTGGGHPFNQSSNETVGSTIAGNRTAIAVSDFNLDGNPNDIALVNSATNMVEIYLRNAAGGPGSYYFHDPKAYLSAENDGIIQTIIMGDFGGPTKDGAVEDDIAAITQNGKLLVFFQPSYGFNDAMLNPELSIPLKGKPSSVAVGDVNDDGYSDILIGYSDSPRMAAYLRTDSGTFANMFNFTTGAAPANVMAQDMNGDNRTDIICASPGSHSISVWFQNNLAPLVYISGPSQQDRGQDASFNGTFCLDSNSDIDTLNYTWSFGDGYSGYGMEVTHRYLNNITYYVSLTVTDRGGLRNSVCVPIKIVQTYPSASCTIWPGMLSEGLWVSFNDTSRSSTISHSAISSWEWEFDGVITNTSKNAKQHFAAGVHTVRLSVTDTDGISNSTPLHSFTVSEVAPSASFQSAINRVGSPSYFNSTSRFAWTPIVGYRWDFGDGSSKDGMDTTVTHSYTMKGWYKVILNVTDAQGFTDEEEQWLFVKATPPTATLQLNGASIEGEVTKFSVTTTSFNPIVTWNWSYDSSQTWHLYGGDLAGASYTFTECGTQWVGLNVTEEDGSWTLTGMMLVVQDVNPEIIGFDASNGRTYQMDQSVGFWASAVSYKPITKYEWNFDSESGGTWVASTPLLTNHTTWVFTEPKIYYVKLRVWDDDGFTEYASHLEVQVKNLPPVAHFSSQNSTERSGVVLFDATLSTDTPSDVASLAYGWNFEDQGGWTKFSTDNRVISHEFARDGRYNITLMVKDQWGSISALAQTVILVDRTAPSVVMESTGDNASAGQGIVVKVKVSDPYGIRNVTLIYRINNGNESFITMTPMNEPDTYYGQIPAQVSNTNVSYCIIAVDDNNNPYLTQTYQLNIKAATSLGISADYLALLTAIMVIITALILLVFRSLVPVDEVFIIFQDGQLMAHQTRRIKPGMDDDILASMFIAIQMFVKDSFKDESSTGLNRLDFGEKKILVEKGESFYLAVVLHSNRTGSVPNRMRTVMEDIQKDFGPSLKGWNGDLEKVRGIKDTVDPLVKRKGLFGNR